In Ptychodera flava strain L36383 chromosome 21, AS_Pfla_20210202, whole genome shotgun sequence, a genomic segment contains:
- the LOC139121759 gene encoding long-chain fatty acid transport protein 2-like, with the protein MDDSVGYALIGAFALIGWFLRTYYPWLFYDIRLLYRYIRLVMRMKLSSIRNPLLVDLFVKSAKGSPEKTCLVFRDQAYTYRDIDIRSNQFANFVDRKGCLEVGETVAFFMYNEPFFVWAWLGLAKLGITCAFLNYNVRNKSLIHCLDAVDAKIIIAGEGEELLGALEEISNYLREHDIKVWALTERPAKEYQFIDIHNDVDAAPKDPIPREKRQHVRKNDDALYIFTSGTTGLPKAARISHGRLAEGSFIADLYNIKKDDVYYITLPLYHSAGFQISLSSALRLGATVVLSPKFSASRFWQDARQHRVTVIFYVGEMCRYLMMQPESESDKENDVWLAVGNGLRPDIWIKFPKRFEIPYLGEFYGATDGNLFAMNPDNKVGACGCFSPFLKKLFGFELVMYDFDKAVPVRDRNGRCIPVQHGQTGLMLTRVNKLAPFSGYRGREELSEKKRVRDAFKDGDVYLNTGDIFALDKDYYLYFMDRLGDTFRWKGENVATTEVAQIVLSYPGIVEANVYGVSVPGQEGRAGMAAVVMEDEDNFNFEEFYSHLTTYLPLYACPKFIRTQSEMATTGTYKYTKVKLVEDGFDPNAVDDPMYFMDVDRKSFVPMNNFVYQRIISGNARI; encoded by the exons ATGGACGACAGCGTCGGGTATGCGCTCATCGGTGCCTTTGCTTTAATAGGCTGGTTCTTGCGAACGTACTACCCATGGCTATTTTACGACATTCGCTTGTTGTACAGGTACATTCGCTTGGTGATGCGCATGAAGCTGTCATCTATACGGAACCCGCTACTGGTCGATTTATTCGTGAAGTCCGCCAAGGGTAGTCCGGAGAAGACGTGTCTGGTGTTCCGGGACCAGGCTTACACCTATCGCGACATCGACATCCGATCAAATCAGTTCGCGAACTTTGTGGATAGAAAGGGTTGCCTCGAGGTTGGGGAAACCGTCGCGTTTTTCATGTACAACGAGCCGTTCTTCGTCTGGGCCTGGCTGGGCCTGGCAAAACTGGGAATCACCTGTGCCTTCCTCAACTACAACGTGCGAAACAAGTCCCTGATACACTGCCTGGATGCGGTCGATGCTAAGATTATTATTGCTGGAGAAG GAGAGGAGTTACTTGGCGCCTTGGAGGAAATTTCAAACTATCTCAGGGAACACGACATCAAGGTGTGGGCTCTTACAGAACGTCCCGCCAAAGAGTACCAGTTTATCGACATACATAACGACGTGGATGCGGCGCCAAAGGACCCTATACCCAGAGAGAAACGACAGCATGTAAGAAAAAACGACGACGCCCTCTACATATTTACTTCGGGAACAACAG GGCTACCAAAGGCAGCTAGGATAAGCCATGGTCGTCTCGCTGAGGGTTCTTTCATAGCTGACCTTTACAATATCAAGAAAGACGATGTGTACTACATCACACTGCCACTGTATCACTCAGCTGGGTTCCAGATAAGCTTGAGCAGCGCTCTCCGTTTAG GTGCAACTGTTGTGCTGTCTCCTAAATTCTCAGCCTCTCGTTTCTGGCAGGATGCACGTCAACACAGGGTCACCGTGATTTTTTACGTGGGCGAGATGTGTCGCTATCTCATGATGCAGCCAGAG AGTGAAAGTGACAAAGAAAATGATGTCTGGCTGGCGGTTGGTAATGGACTCCGCCCCGACATCTGGATCAAGTTTCCCAAGAGATTTGAAATTCCATACCTGGGAGAATTTTACGGTGCCACCGACGGCAACCTCTTTGCAATGAATCCAGACAACAAAGTCGGTGCTTGTGGATGTTTTTCGCCTTTTCTGAAG AAATTGTTTGGCTTTGAATTGGTCATGTACGACTTCGACAAGGCAGTACCGGTCAGAGATAGAAATGGACGATGCATTCCAGTCCAACACG GGCAGACAGGTCTTATGTTAACTCGTGTCAACAAACTTGCGCCGTTCTCAGGCTATCGTGGACGTGAAGAACTGTCAGAGAAAAAGAGGGTCAGGGACGCTTTCAAGGATGGCGATGTATATTTAAATACGGGCGACATCTTCGCGCTGGACAAAGACTATTATTTGTACTTCATGGACCGTCTGGGTGACACGTTCAG GTGGAAAGGAGAAAATGTAGCGACAACGGAGGTTGCACAGATAGTGCTGTCATATCCTGGAATAGTAGAGGCCAACGTGTACGGTGTTTCTGTGCCCG GACAAGAAGGTCGAGCAGGCATGGCGGCGGTGGTGATGGAGGATGAAGATAACTTCAATTTCGAAGAATTTTATTCTCATTTGACCACTTACCTGCCTCTGTACGCATGCCCAAAGTTCATTCGCACGCAGAGCGAGATGGCAACCACTGGCACGTACAAATACACCAAGGTTAAGCTCGTTGAAGACGGTTTTGACCCGAATGCCGTGGACGACCCAATGTACTTCATGGATGTAGATCGCAAGAGCTTTGTTCCAATGAACAATTTTGTCTATCAACGTATTATTTCAGGTAACGCAAGGATCTGA